In a genomic window of Vigna angularis cultivar LongXiaoDou No.4 chromosome 6, ASM1680809v1, whole genome shotgun sequence:
- the LOC108340934 gene encoding pentatricopeptide repeat-containing protein At1g51965, mitochondrial, with amino-acid sequence MKTPHIFHLRRCFATKYTARITSTAPTGRSLAAEVTPPPPLPSDPRGYLLPRRDLICKATQILLSPPPSSFSDPFSDLSDYLQSLSFSLSPLEASEILKNLKSPSLALKFFHFCPSLSPDFRHESFTYNRLFLILSKSTNPARFDQARDLLSHMHRHAVRGSISTVNILVGFFGSGEDLERCVALVKKWDLRLNAYTYKCLLQAYLRSRDSSTAFQVYRDMIRRGYKLDIFGYNMLLDALAKDEKVDKAYKVFEDMKRRYCEPDVFTYTIMIRMTGKAGKTEESLAFFQAMLAKGCTPNLIGYNTMIEALAKGRMVDKAILLFSKMVENDCQPNEFTYSVILNLLVAEGKLNELDNIVDISKKYINKQIYSYFVRTLSKLGHASEAHRLFCNMWNFHDKGDKDACMSMLESLCSAGKMTEAIDLLNKIHEKGITTDTIMYNTAFTALGRLKQISHIHDLYEKMKQDGPPPDIFTYNILISSFGRAGRVDIAVKFFEELENSDCKPDVISYNSLINCLGKNGDIDEAHMRFKEMQEKGLNPDVVTYSTLIECFGKTDKVEMACRLFDEMLAEECTPNLITYNILLDCLERCGRTAEAVDLYSKLKQQGLTPDSITYTVLERLQSGGHGKLRFRRQNPITGWVVSPLR; translated from the exons ATGAAAACCCCACACATCTTCCATCTCCGCCGCTGCTTCGCCACAAAGTACACCGCCAGGATCACCTCCACCGCCCCCACTGGCCGCTCCCTCGCGGCGGAGGTGACTCCGCCACCGCCCCTCCCCTCCGACCCGCGAGGCTACCTCCTCCCCCGCCGTGACCTCATCTGCAAAGCCACCCAAATCCTCCTCTCCCCTCCGCCGTCCTCCTTCTCCGACCCCTTCTCCGACCTCTCCGATTACCTCCAGtctctctccttctctctctcccCCCTCGAAGCCTCCGAAATACTGAAAAACCTGAAGAGCCCTTCGCTCGCCCTCAAATTCTTCCACTTCTGCCCCTCCCTCTCCCCCGATTTCCGTCATGAGTCCTTCACCTACAACCGCCTCTTCCTCATTCTCTCCAAGTCCACCAACCCAGCTCGCTTCGACCAGGCCCGCGACCTCCTCAGCCACATGCACCGCCATGCCGTCCGCGGCTCCATTTCCACTGTCAACATCCTCGTCGGCTTCTTCGGCTCTGGCGAGGACTTGGAACGCTGCGTTGCACTCGTCAAGAAGTGGGACCTCAGACTCAACGCTTACACCTACAAGTGCTTGCTCCAAGCCTACTTGAGGTCCCGGGATTCTTCTACTGCTTTTCAGGTTTATCGGGATATGATTAGGCGTGGGTATAAGTTGGACATTTTTGGCTACAACATGCTTTTGGATGCTTTGGCCAAGGATGAGAAG GTGGATAAAGCATATAAAGTTTTCGAGGATATGAAGCGGAGATATTGTGAGCCAGATGTGTTCACTTATACTATTATGATCAGAATGACTGGGAAAGCAGGCAAAACTGAGGAGTCGCTGGCGTTTTTCCAAGCAATGCTAGCAAAAGGCTGTACTCCTAATTTGATTGGTTATAATACTATGATTGAGGCGCTTGCCAAAGGGCGAATGGTTGACAAGGCCATTCTGCTTTTCTCTAAGATGGTGGAGAACGATTGTCAGCCTAATGAGTTCACGTACAGTGTGATTTTGAATCTTCTGGTTGCTGAGGGGAAGCTTAATGAGCTAGACAATATTGTTGATATatcaaagaaatatattaacaaGCAGATATATTCATACTTCGTTAGGACTTTAAGCAAATTGGGTCATGCTTCGGAAGCACATAGGTTATTTTGTAACATGTGGAACTTTCATGACAAGGGTGACAAAGATGCTTGTATGTCCATGTTGGAGAGTTTATGCAGTGCTGGCAAAATGACAGAAGCCATAGACCTTCTGAATAAAATTCATGAAAAGGGTATAACCACTGATACTATTATGTATAATACGGCATTCACAGCTCTTGGCAGGTTGAAACAAATATCACATATTCATGATCTTTATGAAAAGATGAAACAGGATGGTCCCCCACCAGATATATTTACATACAATATTTTGATCTCCAGCTTTGGCAGGGCTGGAAGAGTAGACATTGctgttaaattttttgaagaACTAGAGAATAGTGATTGTAAGCCTGATGTCATTTCCTATAACTCTTTGATCAATTGCCTTGGAAAGAATGGGGATATTGATGAAGCTCACATGAGATTTAAAGAGATGCAAGAGAAAGGATTAAATCCTGATGTTGTGACCTATAGCACACTTATTGAGTGCTTTGGCAAGACGGATAAAGTTGAGATGGCATGTAggttgtttgatgaaatgcttGCTGAAGAATGCACTCCTAACTTGATCACGTATAATATTTTGCTTGACTGTCTTGAAAGGTGTGGAAGAACTGCTGAGGCAGTGGACCTTTATTCAAAACTTAAGCAGCAAGGGTTGACACCAGATTCAATTACGTATACAGTGCTCGAGCGATTGCAAAGTGGTGGACATGGGAAGTTGAGATTTCGGCGACAGAATCCTATTACAGGCTGGGTTGTTAGCCCTTTAAGATGA
- the LOC108341592 gene encoding histidinol dehydrogenase, chloroplastic isoform X3 gives MESALTASNWNRSLIRIQNTRQRFRATRPTVIRCSINSYRLSKLTPSELQSLKSRPRIDFSSIFSVVNPIVDDVHKRGDVAVKEYTSKFDKVELEKIVEIVSDLPDPVLDPPIKEAFDVAYNNIYAFHSAQKSPEKSVENMKGVQCKRVARSINSVGLYVPGGTAVLPSTALMLAVPAQIAGCKTIVLANPPTRDGTTCKEVLYCAKKAGVTHILKAGGAQAISAMAWGTETCPKVEKIFGPGNQYVTAAKMILQNSEAMISIDMPAGPSEVLVIADEHAVPSHVAADLLSQAEHGPDSQVVLVITGDGVDLNAIQEELSKQCQSLPRGEFASKALSHSFIVHARDMLEHLSGYQFLKLICTRASNYQREGCREVGEFY, from the exons ATGGAATCTGCGCTTACAGCTTCTAACTGGAACCGCTCTTTGATTCGAATCCAAAACACTAGACAACGCTTCCGTGCCACGCGCCCCACTGTAATACGGTGTTCTATCAACTCGTATCGTTTGTCCAAACTCACTCCCTCCGAGCTTCAGAGCCTCAAGAGCCGACCCCGCATCGATTTCTCTTCAATTTTCAGTGTG GTTAACCCCATTGTCGATGATGTTCACAAAAGGGGGGACGTTGCAGTTAAAGA GTATACTTCAAAGTTTGACAAAGTTGAACTTGAaaagattgttgagattgtctCGGATCTCCCTGACCCCGTG CTCGATCCTCCTATTAAGGAAGCTTTTGACGTTGCCTACAACAATATTTATGCATTTCATTCTGCTCAGAAGTCACCTGAGAAAAGTGTTGAAAACATGAAA GGGGTCCAATGCAAAAGAGTTGCAAGAAGTATTAACTCCGTGGGTCTTTATGTTCCAGGGGGAACTGCTGTATTACCTTCAACAGCTTTGATGCTTGCAGTT CCTGCACAAATTGCAGGATGTAAAACTATTGTTCTTGCAAATCCTCCAACTCGGGATGGCACTACATGCAAG GAGGTATTGTATTGTGCAAAGAAGGCCGGGGTAACTCACATTCTCAAAGCTGGAGGAGCACAG GCCATATCTGCTATGGCTTGGGGAACAGAAACTTGTCCAAAG GTTGAAAAGATTTTTGGCCCTGGAAACCAATATGTCACTGCTGCAAAAATGATACTTCAA AACAGTGAAGCCATGATTTCCATTGACATGCCGGCTGGTCCATCTGAAGTTTTGGTCATTGCAGACGAGCATGCTGTTCCATCTCATGTAGCAGCTGATTTGCTTTCGCAG GCTGAGCATGGTCCAGACAGTCAAGTGGTTCTTGTGATTACTGGAGATGGTGTGGATCTGAATGCAATACAGGAGGAACTCAGCAAGCAGTGCCAGAGTCTTCCTAGAGGCGAGTTTGCCTCTAAAGCTCTGAGCCACAGTTTTATTGTGCATGCACGTGATATGCTTGAG CATCTTTCAGGCTatcaatttctcaaacttaTATGCACCCGAGCATCTAATTATCAACGTGAAGGATGCAGAGAAGTGGGAGAGTTTTATTGA
- the LOC108341592 gene encoding histidinol dehydrogenase, chloroplastic isoform X2, with the protein MMFTKGGTLQYTSKFDKVELEKIVEIVSDLPDPVLDPPIKEAFDVAYNNIYAFHSAQKSPEKSVENMKGVQCKRVARSINSVGLYVPGGTAVLPSTALMLAVPAQIAGCKTIVLANPPTRDGTTCKEVLYCAKKAGVTHILKAGGAQAISAMAWGTETCPKVEKIFGPGNQYVTAAKMILQNSEAMISIDMPAGPSEVLVIADEHAVPSHVAADLLSQAEHGPDSQVVLVITGDGVDLNAIQEELSKQCQSLPRGEFASKALSHSFIVHARDMLEAINFSNLYAPEHLIINVKDAEKWESFIENAGSVFLGPWTPESVGDYASGTNHVLPTYGYARMYGGVSLDSFMKYITVQSLTEEGLRNLGPYVATMAEVEGLEAHKRAVTLRLQDIEAKKVSR; encoded by the exons ATGATGTTCACAAAAGGGGGGACGTTGCA GTATACTTCAAAGTTTGACAAAGTTGAACTTGAaaagattgttgagattgtctCGGATCTCCCTGACCCCGTG CTCGATCCTCCTATTAAGGAAGCTTTTGACGTTGCCTACAACAATATTTATGCATTTCATTCTGCTCAGAAGTCACCTGAGAAAAGTGTTGAAAACATGAAA GGGGTCCAATGCAAAAGAGTTGCAAGAAGTATTAACTCCGTGGGTCTTTATGTTCCAGGGGGAACTGCTGTATTACCTTCAACAGCTTTGATGCTTGCAGTT CCTGCACAAATTGCAGGATGTAAAACTATTGTTCTTGCAAATCCTCCAACTCGGGATGGCACTACATGCAAG GAGGTATTGTATTGTGCAAAGAAGGCCGGGGTAACTCACATTCTCAAAGCTGGAGGAGCACAG GCCATATCTGCTATGGCTTGGGGAACAGAAACTTGTCCAAAG GTTGAAAAGATTTTTGGCCCTGGAAACCAATATGTCACTGCTGCAAAAATGATACTTCAA AACAGTGAAGCCATGATTTCCATTGACATGCCGGCTGGTCCATCTGAAGTTTTGGTCATTGCAGACGAGCATGCTGTTCCATCTCATGTAGCAGCTGATTTGCTTTCGCAG GCTGAGCATGGTCCAGACAGTCAAGTGGTTCTTGTGATTACTGGAGATGGTGTGGATCTGAATGCAATACAGGAGGAACTCAGCAAGCAGTGCCAGAGTCTTCCTAGAGGCGAGTTTGCCTCTAAAGCTCTGAGCCACAGTTTTATTGTGCATGCACGTGATATGCTTGAG GCTatcaatttctcaaacttaTATGCACCCGAGCATCTAATTATCAACGTGAAGGATGCAGAGAAGTGGGAGAGTTTTATTGAGAATGCAG GTTCTGTGTTTTTAGGGCCTTGGACTCCTGAGAGTGTTGGTGATTATGCAAGCGGCACAAACCATGTCCTTCCTACTTATGGGTATGCGAGGATGTATGGTGGTGTGTCATTGGACTCCTTCATGAAGTACATAACTGTGCAGTCTCTCACAGAGGAGGGTCTAAGAAATCTTGGGCCATATGTAGCTACCATGGCTGAAGTTGAAGGCCTTGAAGCCCACAAGCGAGCAGTTACCTTGAGACTTCAGGACATAGAAGCCAAGAAGGTTTCAAGATGA
- the LOC108341592 gene encoding histidinol dehydrogenase, chloroplastic isoform X1: MESALTASNWNRSLIRIQNTRQRFRATRPTVIRCSINSYRLSKLTPSELQSLKSRPRIDFSSIFSVVNPIVDDVHKRGDVAVKEYTSKFDKVELEKIVEIVSDLPDPVLDPPIKEAFDVAYNNIYAFHSAQKSPEKSVENMKGVQCKRVARSINSVGLYVPGGTAVLPSTALMLAVPAQIAGCKTIVLANPPTRDGTTCKEVLYCAKKAGVTHILKAGGAQAISAMAWGTETCPKVEKIFGPGNQYVTAAKMILQNSEAMISIDMPAGPSEVLVIADEHAVPSHVAADLLSQAEHGPDSQVVLVITGDGVDLNAIQEELSKQCQSLPRGEFASKALSHSFIVHARDMLEAINFSNLYAPEHLIINVKDAEKWESFIENAGSVFLGPWTPESVGDYASGTNHVLPTYGYARMYGGVSLDSFMKYITVQSLTEEGLRNLGPYVATMAEVEGLEAHKRAVTLRLQDIEAKKVSR, encoded by the exons ATGGAATCTGCGCTTACAGCTTCTAACTGGAACCGCTCTTTGATTCGAATCCAAAACACTAGACAACGCTTCCGTGCCACGCGCCCCACTGTAATACGGTGTTCTATCAACTCGTATCGTTTGTCCAAACTCACTCCCTCCGAGCTTCAGAGCCTCAAGAGCCGACCCCGCATCGATTTCTCTTCAATTTTCAGTGTG GTTAACCCCATTGTCGATGATGTTCACAAAAGGGGGGACGTTGCAGTTAAAGA GTATACTTCAAAGTTTGACAAAGTTGAACTTGAaaagattgttgagattgtctCGGATCTCCCTGACCCCGTG CTCGATCCTCCTATTAAGGAAGCTTTTGACGTTGCCTACAACAATATTTATGCATTTCATTCTGCTCAGAAGTCACCTGAGAAAAGTGTTGAAAACATGAAA GGGGTCCAATGCAAAAGAGTTGCAAGAAGTATTAACTCCGTGGGTCTTTATGTTCCAGGGGGAACTGCTGTATTACCTTCAACAGCTTTGATGCTTGCAGTT CCTGCACAAATTGCAGGATGTAAAACTATTGTTCTTGCAAATCCTCCAACTCGGGATGGCACTACATGCAAG GAGGTATTGTATTGTGCAAAGAAGGCCGGGGTAACTCACATTCTCAAAGCTGGAGGAGCACAG GCCATATCTGCTATGGCTTGGGGAACAGAAACTTGTCCAAAG GTTGAAAAGATTTTTGGCCCTGGAAACCAATATGTCACTGCTGCAAAAATGATACTTCAA AACAGTGAAGCCATGATTTCCATTGACATGCCGGCTGGTCCATCTGAAGTTTTGGTCATTGCAGACGAGCATGCTGTTCCATCTCATGTAGCAGCTGATTTGCTTTCGCAG GCTGAGCATGGTCCAGACAGTCAAGTGGTTCTTGTGATTACTGGAGATGGTGTGGATCTGAATGCAATACAGGAGGAACTCAGCAAGCAGTGCCAGAGTCTTCCTAGAGGCGAGTTTGCCTCTAAAGCTCTGAGCCACAGTTTTATTGTGCATGCACGTGATATGCTTGAG GCTatcaatttctcaaacttaTATGCACCCGAGCATCTAATTATCAACGTGAAGGATGCAGAGAAGTGGGAGAGTTTTATTGAGAATGCAG GTTCTGTGTTTTTAGGGCCTTGGACTCCTGAGAGTGTTGGTGATTATGCAAGCGGCACAAACCATGTCCTTCCTACTTATGGGTATGCGAGGATGTATGGTGGTGTGTCATTGGACTCCTTCATGAAGTACATAACTGTGCAGTCTCTCACAGAGGAGGGTCTAAGAAATCTTGGGCCATATGTAGCTACCATGGCTGAAGTTGAAGGCCTTGAAGCCCACAAGCGAGCAGTTACCTTGAGACTTCAGGACATAGAAGCCAAGAAGGTTTCAAGATGA
- the LOC108342176 gene encoding protein POLLENLESS 3-LIKE 1 — protein MLFERGSPARCFMTPPPQPPSPWKTIRSRSPSVPFSERKKSPSSLNKNDLFHIIHKVPSGDSPYVKAKQVQLVDKDPGRAISLFWAAINAGDRVESALKDMALVMKQLNRSDEAIEAIKSFRHLCPSESQDSLDNILVELFKRSGRVDEEIAMLHHKLKLIEDGITFVGRTTKQARSQGKKIQITAEQEISRILGNLAWAYLQKEDYKTAEEHYRKALSFEVDRNKQCNLAICLMHMNKIKEAKFLLQAVRTATKNRKMDESFAKSFERASQMLIEIETTSSSSDNAPFSMTSLPQCSSQGFENSTRKSSDRVKSRTENQSDTSEGDVSHARRRLYQSPDPGRRDLNLYVPCTKPKRCSWGFNNGYRREAWGDVHSDSKSSFGTPPKDKHVTRMLNARENGLSSPASEKWRASTLEGPALLKHEDTTVTSSDLLHTLNTEAAVEFTDQEKSSAGDSGHRYIMSESHAMVENDIDDFASGNGKPYEKKSWADIVEEEQNEENDFFSGYINFDGEDGAEVFNDENEDSNIIYQSPWPHNQPEWSSKKLESLEQKDEYYASGSAILSRNPTARRSLCFNPELSSESASKSPKKVSDLEIRDSLGGEKKLTRRSRLQVFQDITLLPETPRLV, from the exons ATGCTGTTTGAAAGAGGCTCGCCGGCGAGGTGCTTCATGACACCGCCGCCGCAGCCGCCGTCTCCATGGAAGACCATACGTTCACGCTCTCCCAGTGTGCCATTTTCAGAGAGAAAGAAATCACCAAGCTCTTTGAATAAAAATGATCTTTTTCATATAATTCACAAGGTCCCTTCCGGGGACTCACCTTATGTTAAAGCCAAGCAAGTTCag TTAGTAGATAAGGATCCGGGAAGAGCAATTTCCTTGTTTTGGGCTGCCATCAATGCTGGAGATCGTGTTGAAAGTGCCTTGAAGGACATGGCCTTGGTAATGAAGCAATTGAATAGGTCCGATGAGGCAATTGAAGCCATCAAATCTTTCCGTCATCTTTGTCCTTCGGAATCTCAGGATTCTCTTGACAACATTTTGGTTGAACTGTTTAAG AGGTCAGGCAGGGTTGATGAGGAGATCGCCATGCTTCATCACAAGTTGAAGCTAATTGAAGATGGCATAACCTTTGTGGGAAGGACTACAAAACAAGCAAGGTCTCAAGGGAAGAAGATTCAAATAACTGCTGAGCAAGAGATATCAAG AATACTGGGCAACTTGGCCTGGGCTTACTTGCAAAAAGAAGACTATAAAACTGCTGAAGAACATTACCG GAAAGCATTGTCTTTTGAGGTTGATAGGAACAAACAGTGCAATTTGGCAATATGTTTGATGCATATGAACAAGATCAAAGAAGCAAAGTTTCTACTCCAGGCAGTACGCACCGCtacaaaaaatagaaagatgGACGAGTCCTTTGCTAAATCATTTGAACGCGCTTCTCAGATGCTAATTGAGATAGAGAcgacatcatcatcatctgatAATGCACCATTTTCAATGACGAGTTTGCCTCAGTGCTCTTCACAAGGCTTTGAGAACTCAACTAGGAAGAGCTCTGATAGAGTTAAGAGTAGGACAGAAAACCAGTCTGACACATCTGAGGGGGATGTATCTCATGCCAGGAGGAGATTGTACCAATCCCCTGATCCTGGTAGAAGAGACCTGAATCTGTATGTTCCTTGCACAAAGCCAAAAAGATGTTCATGGGGCTTCAACAATGGATATCGAAGGGAAGCTTGGGGAGATGTCCATTCAGATTCTAAATCTTCATTTGGGACTCCTCCCAAAGATAAGCATGTCACGAGGATGCTGAACGCAAGAGAAAATGGTTTGTCTTCACCTGCCAGTGAAAAATGGAGGGCAAGTACACTGGAAGGTCCTGCTCTACTAAAGCATGAAGATACAACAGTAACAAGTTCTGATTTGTTACACACTTTGAATACAGAAGCAGCAGTGGAGTTTACTGACCAGGAGAAATCTTCTGCAGGAGACAGTGGCCATAGATATATCATGTCAGAATCACATGCCATGGTTGAGAATGATATCGATGACTTTGCTTCCGGAAATGGAAAACCATATGAGAAGAAGAGTTGGGCAGACATAGTAGAAGAAGAACAAAACGAAGAGAATGACTTCTTCAGTGGATACATCAATTTTGATGGTGAGGACGGTGCAGAAGTGtttaatgatgaaaatgaagactcCAACATAATCTATCAAAGTCCTTGGCCACATAATCAGCCTGAATGGTCAAGCAAAAAGCTTGAATCTTTGGAACAGAAAGATGAATACTATGCATCTGGGAGTGCCATTTTGTCAAGGAATCCAACAGCAAGGCGTTCTCTGTGTTTCAACCCGGAACTGAGTTCAGAATCAGCATCAAAATCACCAAAAAAAGTTTCAGACTTGGAAATTCGGGACTCATTGGGTGGGGAGAAGAAGCTAACTAGGAGAAGCAGGTTACAGGTGTTTCAGGATATTACTCTTCTCCCTGAAACCCCACGATTAGTCTAA